A genomic region of Metopolophium dirhodum isolate CAU chromosome 1, ASM1992520v1, whole genome shotgun sequence contains the following coding sequences:
- the LOC132949529 gene encoding KRAB-A domain-containing protein 2-like produces MKYYELISEVKQLKLKSRGHKLLKKYDVITVSNVEKLIVQKGSTAKKGLVVKPIISNELNSRCQFDLVDMQAQPDGNYKFILVYQEHLTKFVLLRPLMHKRAEEVAYVVLVIFTTFGAPTILQSDNVQEFVNKIINELCNMWKDLKIIHEKPRHSQSSQGSVKRANQDVENILATWLQDNKTKKWSEGLKFVQFIKNRSLHHGIKCSQYEAMFGCSAKIGLKSSLLLISIINKLITEEYLEATITSMNTGDHSEFDEALIEENDEEKKIDNRINKITTVRTESVETSKFKRIE; encoded by the exons atgaaatattatgaattaatatcagAGGTAAAACAACTTAAACTGAAATCAAGAGGCcataaacttttgaaaaaatatgacgtAATAACAGTATCTAatgtggaaaaattaattgttcaa AAAGGCAGTACTGCAAAGAAAGGTCttgttgtaaaaccaataatcTCAAATGAATTGAATTCTAGATGTCAATTTGATCTCGTAGATATGCAGGCACAACCTGACggaaactataaatttattttagtgtatCAGGAGCATCTGACAAAATTTGTTTTGCTTCGCCCGTTAATGCATAAGCGTGCTGAAGAAGTAGCTTATGTAGTTCttgttatttttacaacatttggcGCACCAACGATTCTACAAAGCGACAATGTCCAAGAAttcgtgaataaaataataaatgaattatgtaatatgtgGAAAGATCTAAAAATTATACACGAAAAACCGAGACATTCGCAGTCAAGTCAAGGGTCCGTCAAAAGGGCCAATCAAGATGTGGAAAATATACTTGCCACTTGGTTACAagacaacaaaacaaaaaaatggagTGAAGGACTAAAATTTgttcaattcataaaaaatcgaTCCTTACATCATGGAATAAAATGCAGCCAATATGAAGCAATGTTTGGATGTAGTGCTAAAATTGGATTAAAATCATCGCTACTTTTAATatcaatcattaataaattgataaccGAAGAATATTTAGAGGCAACTATTACGTCAATGAATACTGGAGATCATAGTGAATTTGATGAAGCATTGATTGAAGAAaatgatgaagaaaaaaaaatagataatagaataaataaaataactactgTAAGAACAGAGTCAGTCGAAACTTCGAAATTCAAGCGAATCGAATGA